One Streptomyces lincolnensis genomic region harbors:
- a CDS encoding DUF3097 domain-containing protein — protein sequence MRQYSPDLTPPWKKPRPVPEVPAEPGLVVEEPGTGFCGAVIRCEAGTVTLEDRFGKHRVFPMEPRGFLLEGRVVTLVRPTGQAPVRPTRTASGSVAVPGARARVARAGRIYVEGRHDAELVEKVWGDDLRIEGVVVEYLEGVDDLPAIVAEFAPGPDARLGVLVDHLVPGSKESRIARSVTSEHALVVGHPYIDIWEAVKPSSLGIETWPRVPHGQDWKTGVCRALGWPSENMGAVWQAILKRVGSYRDLEPELLGRVEELIDFVTAPE from the coding sequence ATGCGCCAGTACTCTCCGGACCTGACCCCGCCGTGGAAGAAGCCCCGGCCCGTCCCCGAGGTCCCGGCGGAGCCCGGCCTGGTGGTGGAGGAGCCCGGCACCGGCTTCTGCGGCGCGGTGATCCGCTGCGAGGCGGGCACGGTGACACTGGAGGACCGCTTCGGCAAGCACCGCGTGTTCCCGATGGAGCCGCGGGGCTTCCTGCTGGAGGGCCGCGTGGTGACCCTGGTCCGGCCCACCGGTCAGGCCCCGGTACGGCCCACCCGGACCGCCTCCGGCTCGGTCGCCGTCCCCGGCGCCCGCGCGCGGGTGGCCCGCGCCGGCCGTATCTACGTCGAGGGCCGCCACGACGCCGAGCTGGTCGAGAAGGTCTGGGGCGACGACCTGCGCATCGAGGGCGTCGTCGTGGAGTACCTGGAGGGCGTGGACGACCTGCCGGCGATCGTGGCCGAATTCGCCCCGGGTCCCGACGCGCGGCTGGGTGTCCTGGTGGACCACCTGGTGCCGGGCAGCAAGGAGTCCCGTATCGCCCGGTCCGTGACGAGCGAACACGCGCTCGTGGTCGGCCACCCGTACATCGACATCTGGGAGGCGGTGAAGCCGTCGTCCCTGGGCATCGAGACGTGGCCCCGGGTCCCGCACGGCCAGGACTGGAAGACGGGCGTGTGCCGCGCGCTGGGGTGGCCCTCGGAGAACATGGGGGCGGTCTGGCAGGCGATCCTGAAGCGGGTGGGCTCCTACCGGGACCTGGAGCCGGAGCTGCTGGGCCGGGTGGAGGAACTGATCGACTTCGTGACGGCACCGGAGTGA
- the hemW gene encoding radical SAM family heme chaperone HemW, which yields MPSALPDGEPVPDDGALPASALAGAADRPLGFYLHVPYCATRCGYCDFNTYTATELRGSGGVLASRDNYADTLIDEIRLARKVLGDDPREVRTVFVGGGTPTLLAAGDLVRMLSAIRDEFGLAADAEVTTEANPESVDPAYLAALREGGFNRVSFGMQSARQHVLKVLDRTHTPGRPEACVAEARAAGFSHVNLDLIYGTPGESDDDWRASLEAALGAGPDHVSAYALIVEEGTQLARRIRRGEVPMTDDDVHADRYLIAESMLSSAGFDWYEVSNWATSDAGRCLHNELYWRGADWWGAGPGAHSHVGGVRWWNVKHPGAYAGALAAGRSPGAGRELLSEEDRRVERILLELRLREGVPLDLLLSEGLAASRRALSDGLLQEAPYEEGRAVLTLRGRLLADAVVRDLVD from the coding sequence GGCGCTCGCCGGGGCGGCCGACCGGCCCCTCGGGTTCTATCTGCACGTCCCCTACTGCGCGACCCGCTGCGGGTACTGCGACTTCAACACCTACACGGCCACCGAGCTGCGCGGCAGCGGCGGTGTCCTCGCCTCCCGCGACAACTACGCCGACACCCTGATCGACGAGATCCGCCTCGCCCGCAAGGTCCTCGGCGACGACCCGCGCGAGGTCCGCACGGTGTTCGTGGGCGGGGGTACGCCGACGCTGCTCGCCGCCGGTGATCTCGTACGGATGCTGTCCGCGATCCGCGACGAGTTCGGGCTGGCCGCCGACGCGGAGGTCACGACCGAGGCGAATCCGGAGTCCGTGGATCCGGCCTACCTGGCCGCGCTGCGGGAGGGGGGCTTCAACCGGGTCTCCTTCGGGATGCAGAGCGCTCGGCAGCATGTACTGAAGGTGCTGGACCGCACCCATACGCCGGGGCGGCCGGAGGCCTGCGTCGCGGAGGCGCGGGCGGCGGGGTTCTCGCACGTGAACCTCGATCTGATCTACGGCACGCCGGGGGAGTCGGACGACGACTGGCGGGCCTCGCTGGAGGCGGCGCTGGGGGCCGGGCCGGACCACGTCAGCGCTTACGCGCTGATCGTCGAGGAGGGCACGCAGCTCGCGCGGCGGATCCGCCGGGGCGAGGTGCCGATGACCGACGACGACGTGCACGCGGACCGGTACCTCATCGCGGAGTCGATGCTGTCCTCGGCCGGTTTCGACTGGTACGAGGTGTCGAACTGGGCCACCTCGGACGCGGGGCGGTGTCTGCACAACGAGCTGTACTGGCGGGGCGCCGACTGGTGGGGGGCCGGGCCGGGCGCCCACTCCCACGTGGGTGGGGTGCGCTGGTGGAACGTGAAGCATCCGGGTGCGTACGCGGGGGCGCTGGCCGCGGGGCGGTCGCCGGGGGCCGGTCGGGAACTCCTGTCGGAGGAGGATCGGCGGGTGGAGCGGATTCTGCTGGAGCTGCGGTTGCGGGAGGGGGTGCCGCTGGATCTGCTCCTGTCGGAGGGGCTTGCGGCGTCGCGTCGGGCGCTGTCGGACGGGCTGCTCCAGGAGGCGCCCTATGAGGAGGGGCGTGCCGTGCTCACCCTGCGGGGGCGGTTGCTGGCGGACGCGGTGGTGCGCGACCTGGTGGACTGA
- the hrcA gene encoding heat-inducible transcriptional repressor HrcA: MLSERRLQVLRAIVQDYVGTEEPVGSKALTERHNLGVSPATVRNDMAALEDEGFIAQPHTSAGRIPTDKGYRLFVDKLAGVKPMSAPERRAIQNFLDGAVDLDDVVARTVRLLAQLTRQVAVVQYPSLTRSTVRHVELLSLAPARVMLVLITDTGRVEQRMVDCPAPFGEASLADLRARLNSRVAGRRFADVPRLVEDLPEGFDTEDRGTVTTVLSTLLETLVEENEERLMIGGTANLTRFGHDFPLTIRPVLEALEEQVVLLKLLGEAGDSGMTVRIGHENAYEGLNSTSVVSVGYGSGGEAVAKLGVVGPTRMDYPGTMGAVRAVARYVGQILAES, encoded by the coding sequence ATGCTGAGTGAACGCAGGCTTCAGGTGCTGCGCGCCATCGTCCAGGACTATGTCGGCACCGAGGAGCCGGTGGGCTCGAAGGCCCTGACGGAGCGGCACAACCTAGGCGTCTCCCCGGCCACCGTGCGCAACGACATGGCGGCCCTGGAGGACGAGGGGTTCATCGCCCAGCCGCACACCAGTGCCGGGCGGATCCCCACGGACAAGGGCTACCGGCTGTTCGTCGACAAGCTGGCCGGCGTCAAGCCGATGAGCGCGCCCGAGCGGCGTGCCATCCAGAACTTCCTCGACGGCGCCGTCGACCTCGACGACGTCGTGGCGCGGACCGTGCGGCTGCTCGCGCAGCTCACACGTCAGGTCGCCGTCGTGCAGTACCCCTCGCTGACCCGTTCGACGGTGCGGCACGTCGAGCTGCTCTCGCTCGCCCCCGCGCGGGTGATGCTCGTGCTGATCACCGACACCGGCCGGGTCGAGCAGCGGATGGTGGACTGCCCGGCGCCGTTCGGCGAGGCCTCGCTCGCGGATCTGCGGGCGCGGCTCAACAGCCGGGTCGCGGGACGCCGCTTCGCCGATGTCCCGCGCCTGGTGGAGGACCTGCCCGAGGGTTTCGACACCGAGGACCGGGGCACGGTCACGACGGTGCTCTCCACTCTCCTGGAGACGCTCGTCGAGGAGAACGAGGAGCGGCTGATGATCGGCGGCACCGCCAATCTCACCCGCTTCGGACATGACTTTCCCCTCACGATCCGGCCTGTTCTGGAAGCCTTGGAGGAGCAGGTCGTGCTCCTCAAACTCCTTGGTGAGGCCGGGGATTCGGGCATGACCGTACGCATCGGTCACGAGAACGCCTACGAGGGACTCAACTCCACTTCGGTGGTGTCGGTCGGCTACGGTTCGGGCGGCGAGGCAGTCGCCAAGCTCGGCGTGGTCGGACCGACCCGCATGGATTACCCGGGAACGATGGGAGCGGTACGCGCAGTGGCACGGTACGTCGGACAGATCCTGGCGGAGTCGTAA
- a CDS encoding MBL fold metallo-hydrolase, with protein MSVTWEECGWQRLATGVGRCRLPGWDCTTGLVVGEGTALLVDAGSSLEEGARLRAQAEELSGHRVTHLALTHPHFDHVLGTAAFAGAEVFGAVGVDTVMGGRHGREELRGDAVRQGLDERLAEEAADALVPPRHLVSGEWTLDLGGGRQVLLANVGPGHTAHDLAVLVPGSPEVVFCGDLVEESGEPQAGPDAVPSQWPAALDRLLALGGEDALYVPGHGAVVDAAFVRRQRDELAARFGVSR; from the coding sequence ATGAGCGTGACTTGGGAAGAGTGCGGGTGGCAGCGACTGGCGACCGGAGTGGGCCGGTGCCGGCTGCCTGGCTGGGACTGTACGACCGGACTGGTCGTCGGCGAGGGCACGGCCCTGTTGGTCGACGCCGGGTCGAGCCTGGAGGAGGGCGCGCGGCTGCGCGCGCAGGCGGAGGAGCTGTCCGGTCACCGTGTGACTCATCTCGCCCTCACCCACCCGCACTTCGATCACGTCCTCGGTACGGCCGCCTTCGCGGGCGCCGAGGTGTTCGGTGCCGTGGGTGTCGACACGGTGATGGGTGGCCGGCACGGCCGTGAGGAGCTGCGCGGGGACGCGGTGCGCCAGGGGCTCGACGAGCGTCTGGCCGAGGAGGCGGCCGACGCGCTGGTGCCGCCCCGCCACCTTGTCTCCGGCGAGTGGACCCTCGACCTGGGCGGCGGCCGGCAGGTGCTCCTGGCGAACGTGGGGCCCGGTCATACGGCCCACGACCTCGCGGTCCTGGTCCCCGGTTCGCCCGAGGTGGTCTTCTGCGGGGACCTGGTCGAGGAGTCCGGCGAACCGCAGGCGGGCCCGGACGCCGTACCGTCGCAGTGGCCGGCCGCGCTGGACCGGCTGCTGGCCCTCGGCGGCGAGGACGCGCTGTACGTGCCCGGTCACGGAGCGGTGGTGGACGCGGCGTTCGTACGACGGCAGCGCGACGAGCTGGCGGCCCGTTTCGGCGTGTCGCGCTAG